One Urocitellus parryii isolate mUroPar1 chromosome 9, mUroPar1.hap1, whole genome shotgun sequence DNA segment encodes these proteins:
- the Nagpa gene encoding N-acetylglucosamine-1-phosphodiester alpha-N-acetylglucosaminidase isoform X1 has protein sequence MAAPTGRGLLFLVALLGFLGAASGGLGAGASRDDDLLLPYPRARARLARDCTRVRSGSREHESWPPPAASPGAGSPSVRAFVSHFGGRAVAGHLTRVAAPLRTFSVLEPGGSGGCSERRRATVEETARSAGCRVAQNGGFFRMNTGECLGNVVSDGRRVSSSGGLQNAQFGIRRDGTLVTGYLSEEELLDTENPFVQLLSGVVWLIRNGSIYINESQATECDETQETGSFSKFINVMSARTAVGHDRKGQLVLFHADGQTEQRGVNLWEMAEFLLKLDVVNAINLDGGGSATFVLNGTLASYPSDHCQDNMWRCPRRVSTVVCVHAPSCQPPDCSGHGTCVEGRCVCTGPFWRGAACSELDCGPSNCSGHGLCTETGCHCDAGWMGSNCSEECPLGWHGPGCQRPCQCEHQCPCDPQTGNCSVSRVKQCLQPPETTPKAGELSFFTRTTWLALTLALVFLLLLSVVANVSLLLGSRAERKRHLDGDYVYHPLQEMNGELLASEKEQAGDTHDPFKD, from the exons ATGGCGGCGCCCACGGGTCGAGGGCTTCTCTTCCTGGTCGCGCTGCTCGGCTTCCTCGGGGCCGCGTCCGGCGGCCTTGGCGCTGG GGCCTCCCGCGACGACGACCTGCTGTTGCCCTATCcccgcgcgcgcgcgcgcctCGCCCGGGACTGCACGCGGGTCCGCTCCGGCAGCCGCGAGCACGAGAGCTGGCCCCCGCCCGCCGCGAGCCCCGGCGCCGGCAGCCCGAGCGTGCGCGCCTTCGTCTCGCACTTCGGCGGGCGCGCGGTGGCCGGCCACCTGACGCGGGTCGCCGCGCCCCTGCGCACCTTCTCCGTGCTGGAGCCCGGCGGGTCCGGAGGCTGTTCCGAGAGGCGCCGCGCCACGGTGGAGGAGACGGCGCGGTCCGCCGGCTGCCGCGTCGCCCAGAACGGCGGGTTCTTCCGCATGAACACGGGCGAGTGCCTGGGGAACGTGGTGAGCGACGGGCGGCGGGTGAGCAGCTCCGGGGGGCTGCAGAACGCGCAGTTCGGGATCCGCCGCGACGGGACCCTGGTCACCGG GTACCTGTCTGAGGAGGAGCTGCTGGACACTGAGAATCCATTTGTGCAGCTGCTGAGTGGGGTCGTGTGGCTGATTCGCAATGGAAGCATCTACATCAATGAGAGCCAGGCCACCGAGTGCGATGAGACCCAGGAGACAG GTTCCTTTAGCAAATTTATAAATGTGATGTCGGCCAGGACAGCTGTGGGCCATGACCGTAAGGGGCAGCTGGTGCTCTTCCATGCAGACGGACAGACAGAGCAGCGTGG CGTCAACCTGTGGGAGATGGCCGAGTTCCTGCTGAAACTCGACGTGGTCAACGCCATCAACCTGGATGGAGGTGGCTCTGCTACCTTTGTGCTCAACGGGACCTTGGCCAGTTACCCGTCAGATCATTG CCAGGACAACATGTGGCGTTGTCCACGGCGTGTGTCCACcgtggtgtgtgtgcatgcgccCTCCTGCCAGCCACCGGACTGCAGCGGCCACGGGACCTGTGTGGAGGGCCGCTGCGTGTGCACGGGGCCCTTCTGGCGAGGCGCTGCCTGCAGCGAGCTGGACTGTGGCCCCTCCAATTGCAGCGGCCACGGGCTGTGCACGGAGA CTGGCTGCCACTGCGATGCTGGATGGATGGGGTCCAACTGCAGTGAAG AGTGTCCCCTTGGCTGGCACGGGCCAGGCTGCCAGAGGCCTTGCCAGTGTGAGCACCAGTGTCCCTGCGACCCACAGACTGGCAACTGCAGTGTCTCCCGAG TGAAGCAGTGTCTCCAGCCACCCGAGACCACCCCGAAGGCAGGAGAGCTGTCCTTTTTCACCAG GACCACCTGGCTGGCCCTCACCCTGGCCTTGGTCTTCCTGCTGCTGCTCAGTGTTGTGGCCAACGTGTCCTTGCTGCTTGGCTCCAGAGCAGAGAGGAAACGGCACCTGGATGGGGACTACGTGTACCACCCACTGCAGGAGATGAATGGGGAGCTCCTGGCCTCGGAGAAGGAGCAGGCTGGGGACACCCATGACCCCTTCAAGGACTGA
- the Nagpa gene encoding N-acetylglucosamine-1-phosphodiester alpha-N-acetylglucosaminidase isoform X2: MAAPTGRGLLFLVALLGFLGAASGGLGAGASRDDDLLLPYPRARARLARDCTRVRSGSREHESWPPPAASPGAGSPSVRAFVSHFGGRAVAGHLTRVAAPLRTFSVLEPGGSGGCSERRRATVEETARSAGCRVAQNGGFFRMNTGECLGNVVSDGRRVSSSGGLQNAQFGIRRDGTLVTGYLSEEELLDTENPFVQLLSGVVWLIRNGSIYINESQATECDETQETGSFSKFINVMSARTAVGHDRKGQLVLFHADGQTEQRGVNLWEMAEFLLKLDVVNAINLDGGGSATFVLNGTLASYPSDHCQDNMWRCPRRVSTVVCVHAPSCQPPDCSGHGTCVEGRCVCTGPFWRGAACSELDCGPSNCSGHGLCTETGCHCDAGWMGSNCSEECPLGWHGPGCQRPCQCEHQCPCDPQTGNCSVSRVKQCLQPPETTPKAGELSFFTSPSSLHPGPPGWPSPWPWSSCCCSVLWPTCPCCLAPEQRGNGTWMGTTCTTHCRR, translated from the exons ATGGCGGCGCCCACGGGTCGAGGGCTTCTCTTCCTGGTCGCGCTGCTCGGCTTCCTCGGGGCCGCGTCCGGCGGCCTTGGCGCTGG GGCCTCCCGCGACGACGACCTGCTGTTGCCCTATCcccgcgcgcgcgcgcgcctCGCCCGGGACTGCACGCGGGTCCGCTCCGGCAGCCGCGAGCACGAGAGCTGGCCCCCGCCCGCCGCGAGCCCCGGCGCCGGCAGCCCGAGCGTGCGCGCCTTCGTCTCGCACTTCGGCGGGCGCGCGGTGGCCGGCCACCTGACGCGGGTCGCCGCGCCCCTGCGCACCTTCTCCGTGCTGGAGCCCGGCGGGTCCGGAGGCTGTTCCGAGAGGCGCCGCGCCACGGTGGAGGAGACGGCGCGGTCCGCCGGCTGCCGCGTCGCCCAGAACGGCGGGTTCTTCCGCATGAACACGGGCGAGTGCCTGGGGAACGTGGTGAGCGACGGGCGGCGGGTGAGCAGCTCCGGGGGGCTGCAGAACGCGCAGTTCGGGATCCGCCGCGACGGGACCCTGGTCACCGG GTACCTGTCTGAGGAGGAGCTGCTGGACACTGAGAATCCATTTGTGCAGCTGCTGAGTGGGGTCGTGTGGCTGATTCGCAATGGAAGCATCTACATCAATGAGAGCCAGGCCACCGAGTGCGATGAGACCCAGGAGACAG GTTCCTTTAGCAAATTTATAAATGTGATGTCGGCCAGGACAGCTGTGGGCCATGACCGTAAGGGGCAGCTGGTGCTCTTCCATGCAGACGGACAGACAGAGCAGCGTGG CGTCAACCTGTGGGAGATGGCCGAGTTCCTGCTGAAACTCGACGTGGTCAACGCCATCAACCTGGATGGAGGTGGCTCTGCTACCTTTGTGCTCAACGGGACCTTGGCCAGTTACCCGTCAGATCATTG CCAGGACAACATGTGGCGTTGTCCACGGCGTGTGTCCACcgtggtgtgtgtgcatgcgccCTCCTGCCAGCCACCGGACTGCAGCGGCCACGGGACCTGTGTGGAGGGCCGCTGCGTGTGCACGGGGCCCTTCTGGCGAGGCGCTGCCTGCAGCGAGCTGGACTGTGGCCCCTCCAATTGCAGCGGCCACGGGCTGTGCACGGAGA CTGGCTGCCACTGCGATGCTGGATGGATGGGGTCCAACTGCAGTGAAG AGTGTCCCCTTGGCTGGCACGGGCCAGGCTGCCAGAGGCCTTGCCAGTGTGAGCACCAGTGTCCCTGCGACCCACAGACTGGCAACTGCAGTGTCTCCCGAG TGAAGCAGTGTCTCCAGCCACCCGAGACCACCCCGAAGGCAGGAGAGCTGTCCTTTTTCACCAG CCCCTCTTCTCTCCACCCAGGACCACCTGGCTGGCCCTCACCCTGGCCTTGGTCTTCCTGCTGCTGCTCAGTGTTGTGGCCAACGTGTCCTTGCTGCTTGGCTCCAGAGCAGAGAGGAAACGGCACCTGGATGGGGACTACGTGTACCACCCACTGCAGGAGATGA
- the Nagpa gene encoding N-acetylglucosamine-1-phosphodiester alpha-N-acetylglucosaminidase isoform X3, with protein sequence MAAPTGRGLLFLVALLGFLGAASGGLGAGASRDDDLLLPYPRARARLARDCTRVRSGSREHESWPPPAASPGAGSPSVRAFVSHFGGRAVAGHLTRVAAPLRTFSVLEPGGSGGCSERRRATVEETARSAGCRVAQNGGFFRMNTGECLGNVVSDGRRVSSSGGLQNAQFGIRRDGTLVTGYLSEEELLDTENPFVQLLSGVVWLIRNGSIYINESQATECDETQETGSFSKFINVMSARTAVGHDRKGQLVLFHADGQTEQRGVNLWEMAEFLLKLDVVNAINLDGGGSATFVLNGTLASYPSDHCQDNMWRCPRRVSTVVCVHAPSCQPPDCSGHGTCVEGRCVCTGPFWRGAACSELDCGPSNCSGHGLCTETGCHCDAGWMGSNCSEECPLGWHGPGCQRPCQCEHQCPCDPQTGNCSVSRVKQCLQPPETTPKAGELSFFTRSGVWEPSPASLA encoded by the exons ATGGCGGCGCCCACGGGTCGAGGGCTTCTCTTCCTGGTCGCGCTGCTCGGCTTCCTCGGGGCCGCGTCCGGCGGCCTTGGCGCTGG GGCCTCCCGCGACGACGACCTGCTGTTGCCCTATCcccgcgcgcgcgcgcgcctCGCCCGGGACTGCACGCGGGTCCGCTCCGGCAGCCGCGAGCACGAGAGCTGGCCCCCGCCCGCCGCGAGCCCCGGCGCCGGCAGCCCGAGCGTGCGCGCCTTCGTCTCGCACTTCGGCGGGCGCGCGGTGGCCGGCCACCTGACGCGGGTCGCCGCGCCCCTGCGCACCTTCTCCGTGCTGGAGCCCGGCGGGTCCGGAGGCTGTTCCGAGAGGCGCCGCGCCACGGTGGAGGAGACGGCGCGGTCCGCCGGCTGCCGCGTCGCCCAGAACGGCGGGTTCTTCCGCATGAACACGGGCGAGTGCCTGGGGAACGTGGTGAGCGACGGGCGGCGGGTGAGCAGCTCCGGGGGGCTGCAGAACGCGCAGTTCGGGATCCGCCGCGACGGGACCCTGGTCACCGG GTACCTGTCTGAGGAGGAGCTGCTGGACACTGAGAATCCATTTGTGCAGCTGCTGAGTGGGGTCGTGTGGCTGATTCGCAATGGAAGCATCTACATCAATGAGAGCCAGGCCACCGAGTGCGATGAGACCCAGGAGACAG GTTCCTTTAGCAAATTTATAAATGTGATGTCGGCCAGGACAGCTGTGGGCCATGACCGTAAGGGGCAGCTGGTGCTCTTCCATGCAGACGGACAGACAGAGCAGCGTGG CGTCAACCTGTGGGAGATGGCCGAGTTCCTGCTGAAACTCGACGTGGTCAACGCCATCAACCTGGATGGAGGTGGCTCTGCTACCTTTGTGCTCAACGGGACCTTGGCCAGTTACCCGTCAGATCATTG CCAGGACAACATGTGGCGTTGTCCACGGCGTGTGTCCACcgtggtgtgtgtgcatgcgccCTCCTGCCAGCCACCGGACTGCAGCGGCCACGGGACCTGTGTGGAGGGCCGCTGCGTGTGCACGGGGCCCTTCTGGCGAGGCGCTGCCTGCAGCGAGCTGGACTGTGGCCCCTCCAATTGCAGCGGCCACGGGCTGTGCACGGAGA CTGGCTGCCACTGCGATGCTGGATGGATGGGGTCCAACTGCAGTGAAG AGTGTCCCCTTGGCTGGCACGGGCCAGGCTGCCAGAGGCCTTGCCAGTGTGAGCACCAGTGTCCCTGCGACCCACAGACTGGCAACTGCAGTGTCTCCCGAG TGAAGCAGTGTCTCCAGCCACCCGAGACCACCCCGAAGGCAGGAGAGCTGTCCTTTTTCACCAG GTCTGGAGTGTGGGAACCCTCGCCTGCTTCTCTGGCCTGA